In Comamonas sp. lk, the following proteins share a genomic window:
- the gcvP gene encoding aminomethyl-transferring glycine dehydrogenase: MLMSPPAPVASLEALENPGEFIPRHIGIDAADEALMLSVIGEASRAALINSIVPRSIARAKPMDLPDPVTEAAALAELKAIAGKNQVLKSFIGQGYYGTHTPGVILRNILENPAWYTAYTPYQAEISQGRMEALVNFQTMVCDLTGMPIANASMLDEATAAAEAMTLARRSVKSKSQRIVLAGDLHPQTIEVIQTRAQPIGIEVTVANSKQEWETALAGDFFAAVIQYPASSGWIADWKADVDTIHAKQAAAIVATDLLALTLLTPPGEWGADIVVGNSQRFGMPMGAGGPHAAFMACRDEFKRSLPGRLVGVSVDVHGKPAYRLALQTREQHIRREKATSNICTAQVLPAVIASMYAVYHGPEGLKRIAQRVARYTAILSRGLAQLGYAATHHDTAFDTLSLHTKKATDSIAARAVSKGVNLRKAWDEYLCISLDETTTRADVELIWSIFAKDGQPLPSITAMDEGRPSLIPESQLRTSPYLTHPVFNTHHSETAMLRYIRSLSDKDLALDRSMIPLGSCTMKLNATSEMIPITWPEFANMHPFAPADQLQGYAELDQQLRDWLCQATGYAGISLQPNAGSQGEYAGLLAIKAFHESRGEAHRNICLIPSSAHGTNPASAQMVGLQVVVTHCDEQGNVDMDDLRAKCEQHSANLSCIMITYPSTHGVFETQVKELCELVHSHGGRVYVDGANMNALVGVAAPGEFGGDVSHLNLHKTFCIPHGGGGPGVGPVCVVEDLVPFLPGHATAGVAGKVGAVSAAPLGNAAVLPISWMYIRMMGEPGLKAATETAILSANYISTRLRDHFPTLYASANGHVAHECILDLRGLKESSGVMAEDVAKRLIDYGFHAPTLSFPVPNTLMVEPTESESLFELERFIDAMIAIREEIRQIEDGRLPQDNNPLKNAPHTAEALLSGEWSRPYSRELAAYPVPALRRNKYWSPIGRVDNVYGDRNLFCSCVPVEDYES; the protein is encoded by the coding sequence ATGCTGATGTCGCCCCCCGCTCCCGTTGCCAGCCTTGAAGCGCTGGAAAATCCCGGTGAATTCATTCCCCGCCACATAGGCATAGATGCCGCGGATGAAGCGCTGATGCTTTCCGTGATTGGCGAGGCCTCGCGCGCCGCGCTGATCAACTCCATCGTGCCGCGTTCGATTGCGCGCGCCAAACCCATGGATTTGCCGGATCCCGTCACCGAAGCCGCAGCGCTGGCCGAGCTCAAGGCCATCGCCGGCAAGAACCAGGTGCTCAAAAGCTTTATCGGCCAGGGCTACTACGGCACGCATACGCCGGGCGTCATCCTGCGCAATATTCTGGAGAACCCCGCCTGGTACACGGCCTACACCCCGTATCAGGCCGAAATTTCCCAAGGCCGCATGGAAGCGCTGGTCAACTTCCAGACCATGGTCTGCGATCTGACCGGCATGCCGATTGCCAATGCTTCCATGCTGGACGAAGCCACGGCCGCCGCCGAAGCCATGACCCTGGCCAGACGTTCGGTCAAATCCAAAAGCCAACGCATCGTGCTGGCCGGCGATCTGCATCCCCAGACCATAGAAGTGATACAGACCCGTGCCCAGCCTATCGGCATCGAAGTCACGGTGGCCAACAGCAAGCAGGAGTGGGAAACCGCACTGGCGGGCGATTTCTTCGCGGCCGTGATCCAGTACCCGGCCTCCAGCGGCTGGATTGCGGACTGGAAGGCCGATGTGGACACCATCCACGCCAAGCAGGCGGCCGCCATCGTCGCCACCGACCTGCTGGCCCTGACCCTGCTGACGCCGCCAGGCGAATGGGGCGCGGACATCGTGGTGGGCAACAGCCAGCGCTTTGGCATGCCCATGGGCGCTGGCGGCCCGCACGCCGCCTTCATGGCCTGCCGCGATGAATTCAAGCGCTCCCTGCCTGGCCGCCTGGTCGGCGTGAGCGTGGACGTGCACGGCAAGCCCGCCTACCGCCTGGCCTTGCAGACGCGCGAGCAGCATATCCGCCGCGAAAAAGCCACTTCCAACATCTGTACGGCCCAGGTGCTGCCCGCCGTCATCGCCAGCATGTATGCCGTCTACCACGGCCCTGAAGGACTCAAGCGCATCGCCCAGCGCGTGGCGCGCTACACGGCGATTCTGAGCCGTGGCCTGGCGCAGCTGGGCTATGCCGCCACCCACCATGACACGGCATTCGACACCTTGAGCCTGCATACCAAGAAAGCTACGGATTCCATAGCTGCCCGCGCAGTATCCAAGGGCGTGAACCTCAGAAAAGCCTGGGATGAGTATCTTTGCATCAGCCTGGACGAGACCACGACCCGCGCCGATGTGGAACTGATCTGGAGCATTTTCGCCAAGGACGGCCAGCCCCTGCCCAGCATCACGGCCATGGACGAGGGCCGGCCCTCGCTGATTCCCGAATCGCAGCTGCGCACCAGCCCCTATCTGACGCACCCGGTCTTCAACACCCACCATTCCGAAACCGCCATGCTGCGCTATATCCGCAGCCTGAGCGACAAGGATCTGGCGCTGGACCGCTCCATGATTCCGCTGGGCTCGTGCACCATGAAGCTCAATGCCACCAGCGAGATGATCCCCATCACCTGGCCAGAGTTCGCCAACATGCACCCATTTGCACCCGCCGACCAGCTGCAAGGCTATGCCGAGCTGGATCAGCAGCTGCGCGACTGGCTATGCCAGGCCACGGGCTATGCGGGCATCAGCCTGCAGCCCAATGCAGGCAGCCAGGGGGAATATGCGGGTCTTCTGGCCATCAAGGCCTTTCATGAATCGCGTGGCGAGGCCCACCGCAACATCTGCCTGATTCCCAGCAGCGCCCACGGCACCAATCCGGCCAGCGCGCAAATGGTGGGCCTGCAAGTCGTGGTCACCCACTGCGACGAGCAGGGCAATGTGGACATGGACGATCTCAGGGCCAAGTGCGAGCAGCACAGCGCCAATCTGTCCTGCATCATGATCACCTACCCCAGCACGCACGGCGTGTTCGAGACCCAGGTCAAAGAGCTGTGCGAGCTGGTGCACAGCCACGGCGGCCGGGTCTATGTCGATGGCGCCAATATGAATGCCCTGGTCGGCGTGGCGGCACCCGGCGAATTCGGCGGCGACGTCAGCCACCTGAATCTGCACAAGACCTTCTGCATTCCCCACGGCGGTGGCGGCCCCGGCGTGGGTCCGGTCTGCGTGGTCGAAGATCTCGTGCCTTTCCTGCCCGGCCATGCCACGGCCGGTGTGGCCGGCAAAGTGGGGGCCGTCAGTGCAGCCCCGCTGGGCAATGCCGCAGTCTTGCCTATCAGCTGGATGTATATCCGCATGATGGGCGAGCCCGGCCTGAAGGCGGCAACGGAAACCGCCATCCTGAGCGCCAACTACATCAGCACGCGCCTGCGGGATCACTTCCCCACGCTGTACGCCTCGGCCAACGGCCATGTGGCGCACGAGTGCATTCTGGATTTGCGCGGCCTCAAGGAAAGCAGCGGCGTGATGGCCGAAGACGTGGCCAAGCGCCTGATCGACTACGGTTTTCACGCGCCCACACTGTCCTTCCCCGTGCCCAATACGCTGATGGTGGAGCCCACCGAGAGCGAAAGCCTGTTCGAGCTGGAGCGCTTCATTGAC
- a CDS encoding electron transfer flavoprotein-ubiquinone oxidoreductase, producing MTNEEILAQFGPREAMEYDVVVVGGGPGGLATAIRLKQLAAEKGQDISVVVLEKGSEPGAHTLSGAIMDPRALTELIPDWKEKGAPLNQAVTEDAMVFLGEKSSLRTPNWLLPKCFHNEGNYIVRLGFFSKWLAEQAEALGVEIFPGFAAAEVLYNEDGSVKGVATGNMGVGKDGEPTGDFQLGMELHGKYTVFAEGARGHLGKQIIAKYQLDAGKDPQTYGLGIKELWEIDPKRHKPGMVLHTAGWPMDSKTYGGAFLYHLEDNLVTLGFITGLDYANPYLSPFEEMQRWKTHPNIRYYLEGDEANGIKPAKRISYGARAITAGGISSLPKFVFPGGALVGCDAGFLNVSRIKGSHAAIKTGMMAADAIYEAVTGGRQGDVLNAYETAFENSWLYDELYKARNFKAWFKKGLTTATIMNGFEQFVLKGNIPWTLHRDKPDHAYLKPAAECTPINYPKPDGKLTFDRLSSVFISNTNHGEDQPAHLTLKDASVPVSINLAKYAGPESRYCPAGVYEFVADVDKGGDAQRLQINAQNCVHCKTCDIKDPTQNIVWVTPEGGGGPNYSGM from the coding sequence ATGACAAACGAAGAAATCCTGGCCCAGTTCGGTCCGCGTGAGGCCATGGAATATGACGTGGTGGTGGTTGGCGGCGGCCCCGGCGGTCTGGCCACGGCCATCCGTCTCAAACAGCTGGCAGCCGAAAAAGGCCAGGACATTTCCGTTGTGGTGCTGGAAAAAGGCTCAGAGCCCGGCGCTCACACCTTGTCGGGCGCCATCATGGACCCGCGCGCACTGACCGAGCTGATCCCCGACTGGAAGGAAAAAGGCGCGCCGCTGAACCAGGCCGTGACCGAAGACGCCATGGTCTTCCTGGGCGAAAAAAGCTCGCTGCGCACCCCCAACTGGCTGCTGCCCAAGTGCTTTCACAACGAAGGCAACTACATCGTGCGCCTGGGCTTTTTCAGCAAGTGGCTGGCCGAACAGGCCGAAGCCCTGGGCGTGGAAATCTTCCCCGGCTTTGCCGCTGCCGAAGTGCTCTACAACGAAGACGGCTCCGTCAAGGGCGTGGCAACCGGCAATATGGGCGTAGGCAAGGACGGCGAGCCCACGGGTGACTTCCAGCTGGGCATGGAGCTGCACGGCAAGTACACCGTGTTTGCCGAAGGCGCACGCGGTCATCTGGGCAAGCAGATCATTGCCAAATACCAGCTCGATGCAGGCAAGGATCCGCAAACCTACGGTCTGGGTATCAAGGAACTGTGGGAAATCGACCCCAAGCGCCACAAACCCGGCATGGTGCTGCACACCGCCGGCTGGCCCATGGACAGCAAGACCTATGGCGGTGCCTTCCTCTATCACCTGGAAGACAATCTGGTCACCCTGGGCTTCATTACCGGCCTGGACTATGCCAACCCCTACCTGTCTCCCTTCGAGGAAATGCAGCGCTGGAAGACGCATCCCAACATCCGCTACTACCTGGAAGGTGACGAGGCCAACGGCATCAAGCCGGCCAAGCGCATCTCCTACGGTGCCCGCGCCATCACGGCCGGCGGCATCTCCAGCCTGCCCAAGTTCGTCTTCCCCGGCGGCGCGCTGGTGGGCTGCGACGCAGGTTTCCTCAACGTCAGCCGCATCAAGGGCAGCCACGCCGCCATCAAGACCGGCATGATGGCCGCCGACGCCATCTACGAAGCCGTGACCGGCGGCCGCCAGGGCGATGTGCTGAACGCCTACGAAACCGCGTTCGAGAACAGCTGGCTGTACGACGAGCTATACAAGGCCCGCAACTTCAAGGCCTGGTTCAAGAAGGGCCTGACCACGGCCACCATCATGAACGGCTTCGAGCAATTCGTGCTCAAGGGCAACATCCCCTGGACGCTGCACCGCGACAAGCCCGATCACGCCTACCTCAAGCCTGCGGCCGAGTGCACTCCCATCAACTACCCCAAGCCCGATGGCAAGCTGACTTTTGACCGCCTCTCCAGCGTCTTCATCAGCAACACCAACCACGGCGAAGACCAGCCGGCTCACCTGACGCTCAAGGACGCCTCGGTGCCCGTGAGCATCAACCTGGCCAAGTACGCAGGCCCAGAATCGCGCTACTGCCCGGCCGGCGTCTATGAGTTTGTGGCCGACGTGGACAAGGGCGGCGACGCCCAGCGCCTGCAGATCAATGCGCAGAACTGTGTGCACTGCAAGACCTGCGACATCAAGGACCCGACCCAAAACATCGTCTGGGTCACGCCTGAAGGCGGCGGCGGCCCGAACTACTCGGGCATGTAA
- a CDS encoding amino acid permease codes for MSDSQAKTEDGGLHRSLKARHMSMIAIGGSIGTGLFVASGATISQAGPGGALLAYMIVGLMVYFLMTSLGEMASHMPVSGSFATYGAKYVDEGFGFALGWNYWYNWAVTIAVDLVAAQLVMAYWFPGIDGFIWSALFLALMFGLNALSARGFGESEFWFAAIKVATVLVFIAVGVMMIFGIMQGGSPDGLWGGIANFTAGDAPFVGGFAALIGVAMVVGFSFQGTELIGIAAGESEDPAKNVPRAVRKVFWRILLFYVFAILIIGLLIPYTDPKLLRNNLGDIAVSPFTLVFERAGLLSAAAVMNAVVLTSVLSAGNSGMYASTRMLYALATQGMAPKLFARVNQRGVPVLALLATTVIAALCFLTNVFSPKAVYIWLLNLSGMCGFVAWLGIAVSHYRFRKGCEAQGFDLNQLPYRAAAFPFGPVFAFVLCLIITLGQNYENFLSDKIDWVGAIATYIGLPLFLIIWWGYKLVKGSRIVKYKDMDVQGLR; via the coding sequence ATGAGCGATAGCCAAGCAAAAACTGAAGACGGTGGCTTGCACCGTTCCCTCAAGGCGCGCCATATGTCGATGATCGCCATTGGCGGCTCCATCGGCACGGGGCTTTTCGTGGCCTCTGGCGCCACCATCTCGCAAGCCGGCCCTGGCGGCGCCTTGCTGGCCTACATGATTGTCGGCCTGATGGTTTACTTTTTGATGACCAGCCTGGGCGAGATGGCCTCGCACATGCCGGTGTCGGGCTCGTTTGCCACCTATGGCGCCAAATACGTGGACGAAGGCTTTGGCTTCGCCTTGGGCTGGAACTACTGGTACAACTGGGCTGTGACCATTGCCGTGGACCTGGTGGCAGCACAGCTGGTGATGGCCTACTGGTTCCCCGGCATTGACGGCTTTATCTGGAGCGCCCTGTTCCTGGCCCTGATGTTCGGCCTCAACGCCCTGTCGGCCAGAGGCTTTGGCGAATCCGAGTTCTGGTTTGCCGCCATCAAGGTCGCCACCGTGCTGGTCTTCATCGCCGTGGGCGTGATGATGATCTTCGGCATTATGCAAGGCGGCTCGCCCGACGGCCTCTGGGGCGGTATCGCCAACTTCACCGCCGGTGACGCGCCCTTTGTCGGCGGCTTTGCCGCGCTGATCGGCGTGGCCATGGTGGTGGGCTTTTCCTTTCAGGGCACGGAGCTGATCGGCATTGCCGCCGGCGAGTCCGAAGATCCGGCCAAGAACGTGCCGCGCGCCGTGCGCAAGGTGTTCTGGCGCATTTTGCTGTTCTATGTCTTCGCCATCCTGATCATCGGTCTGCTGATCCCCTATACCGATCCCAAGCTGCTGCGCAACAACCTGGGCGATATCGCCGTCAGCCCCTTCACCCTGGTGTTCGAACGCGCCGGCCTGCTGTCGGCCGCTGCCGTCATGAATGCCGTGGTGCTGACTTCGGTGCTGTCGGCCGGAAACTCGGGCATGTATGCCTCCACCCGCATGCTCTACGCCCTGGCCACCCAGGGCATGGCGCCCAAGCTGTTCGCCCGCGTCAACCAGCGCGGCGTGCCGGTGCTGGCACTGCTGGCCACCACGGTGATTGCTGCGCTGTGCTTTCTGACCAATGTCTTCAGCCCCAAGGCGGTCTATATCTGGCTGCTCAATCTCTCTGGCATGTGCGGCTTTGTGGCCTGGCTGGGCATTGCCGTGAGCCACTACCGCTTTCGCAAGGGCTGCGAAGCACAGGGCTTCGACCTCAACCAGCTGCCCTACCGTGCGGCAGCCTTCCCCTTCGGCCCGGTGTTTGCCTTTGTGCTGTGCCTGATCATCACCCTGGGCCAGAACTACGAGAACTTCCTCAGCGACAAGATCGACTGGGTGGGCGCGATTGCCACCTATATCGGCCTGCCGCTGTTCCTCATCATCTGGTGGGGCTACAAGCTGGTCAAAGGCTCGCGCATCGTGAAGTACAAAGACATGGACGTGCAGGGTCTGCGCTAA
- a CDS encoding ABC transporter permease yields the protein MSLFSILGAIEIGLIFSLVALGVFISFRLLRFPDLTVDGSFPLGGAVCAILIAHGTNPWLATLAGTAAGALAGFITGWLNVKLKIMDLLASILMMIGLYSINLRVMGGPNVPLINEPTLFTMLQPDNIEDYVMRPIILTGFVIVAKLALDWFFATERGLAIRSTGSNARMARSQGVNTGAMILLGMAISNGLVGLAGALFVQTQGGSDISMGIGTIVIGLAAVIVGESILPSRKIIWATLAVVIGAIVYRFFIAAALNIDAIGLKAQDLNLVTAVLVTVALVIPQIKKKLGKRK from the coding sequence ATGTCTTTATTTTCCATTCTCGGCGCGATTGAGATCGGCCTGATTTTCAGCCTGGTGGCGCTGGGCGTCTTCATCTCCTTTCGTTTGCTGCGCTTTCCCGACCTGACGGTCGACGGCAGCTTCCCCCTGGGCGGGGCCGTCTGCGCCATCCTGATTGCCCACGGCACCAATCCCTGGCTGGCCACGCTGGCCGGCACGGCCGCTGGCGCGCTGGCCGGCTTCATCACCGGCTGGCTCAACGTAAAACTCAAGATCATGGATCTGCTGGCCTCCATCCTGATGATGATCGGCCTGTACTCCATCAATCTGCGTGTCATGGGCGGCCCCAACGTGCCGCTGATCAACGAGCCCACGCTGTTCACCATGCTGCAGCCGGACAATATCGAAGACTATGTGATGCGCCCCATCATCCTGACGGGCTTTGTCATCGTGGCCAAGCTGGCTCTGGACTGGTTCTTCGCCACCGAGCGCGGTCTGGCGATTCGCTCCACCGGCTCCAACGCCCGCATGGCCCGCTCCCAAGGCGTGAACACCGGCGCCATGATCTTGCTGGGCATGGCGATTTCCAACGGCCTGGTCGGTCTGGCCGGTGCCTTGTTCGTGCAGACCCAGGGTGGCTCCGACATCTCCATGGGCATCGGCACCATCGTCATCGGTCTGGCGGCCGTGATCGTGGGCGAAAGCATTCTGCCCTCGCGCAAAATCATCTGGGCCACGCTGGCCGTGGTGATTGGCGCCATCGTCTACCGTTTCTTCATTGCAGCGGCGCTGAACATCGACGCCATCGGCCTCAAGGCCCAGGATTTGAACCTCGTCACTGCCGTGCTGGTGACCGTGGCTCTGGTGATTCCGCAAATCAAGAAAAAACTCGGCAAGCGCAAATAA
- the gcvT gene encoding glycine cleavage system aminomethyltransferase GcvT translates to MTAADNQPLRHTPLFALHQQLGARMVPFAGYSMPVQYPQGLMAEHLHTRKAAGLFDVSHMGQLLLRGADAAAALETLMPVDVQDLGVHKQRYGLLLNDQGGILDDLMFVNRGDDLFVIVNGACKQADIAHIQERIGQRCEVIPLPDQALLALQGPKAVTVLARLIPGVSQLVFMTGGHFDWQGHALYITRSGYTGEDGFEISVPADGAQALAQALLAQSEIAPIGLGARNSLRLEAGLCLYGNDIDTTTTPVEAALNWAIQKVRRNGGAREGGFPGASIVLEQLQNPQQLQRKRVGLVALERIPVREPAVLENMDGQHIGHITSGLLSPTLNQPVALAYVQPDYAALGTEIFAMVRGKPVPMKVTATPFVPTNYYRG, encoded by the coding sequence TTGACTGCCGCCGACAACCAACCTCTGCGCCACACCCCTTTGTTCGCCCTGCACCAGCAGCTGGGCGCCCGCATGGTGCCATTTGCCGGCTATTCCATGCCCGTGCAGTACCCCCAGGGGCTGATGGCCGAGCATCTGCACACCCGCAAGGCCGCCGGCCTGTTTGACGTCTCCCATATGGGCCAGCTGCTGCTGCGCGGTGCCGACGCTGCCGCCGCCCTGGAAACGCTGATGCCCGTGGACGTGCAAGACCTCGGCGTGCACAAACAGCGCTACGGCCTGCTGCTCAATGACCAAGGCGGCATTCTGGACGATCTGATGTTCGTCAACCGCGGCGACGACTTATTCGTCATCGTCAACGGTGCCTGCAAACAGGCCGATATCGCCCATATCCAGGAGCGCATAGGCCAGCGCTGCGAAGTGATTCCCCTGCCCGATCAGGCTTTGCTGGCCCTGCAAGGCCCGAAAGCGGTCACGGTGCTGGCGCGCCTGATCCCCGGCGTGAGCCAGCTGGTCTTCATGACCGGCGGCCATTTTGACTGGCAAGGCCATGCGCTCTACATCACGCGTAGCGGCTACACCGGCGAGGACGGTTTTGAAATCTCCGTGCCCGCAGACGGTGCCCAAGCCCTGGCCCAAGCACTGCTGGCCCAGTCCGAAATCGCCCCCATCGGTCTGGGCGCACGCAACTCGCTGCGACTGGAAGCCGGTCTTTGTCTCTACGGCAACGATATAGACACGACCACCACGCCGGTGGAAGCGGCGCTGAACTGGGCCATACAGAAAGTGCGCCGCAACGGCGGTGCGCGTGAAGGCGGTTTTCCCGGTGCATCCATCGTGCTGGAACAGCTACAAAATCCGCAGCAGCTCCAGCGCAAGCGCGTAGGCCTGGTGGCCTTGGAGCGCATTCCCGTGCGCGAGCCTGCGGTGCTGGAGAACATGGACGGCCAGCATATAGGCCATATCACCAGCGGCCTGCTCAGCCCCACGCTCAACCAGCCCGTGGCGCTGGCCTATGTGCAGCCCGACTATGCGGCGCTGGGTACCGAGATCTTCGCCATGGTGCGCGGCAAGCCCGTGCCCATGAAGGTCACGGCCACGCCGTTTGTGCCCACGAACTATTACCGAGGCTGA
- the gcvH gene encoding glycine cleavage system protein GcvH, which yields MSIKYSKEHEWINTADTNAAIVGITVHAQDALGDVVFVDLPAVGSTFKAGDVAGVVESVKAAADVYMPVTGEIVEVNEALRDDPALANSDPLNSGWFFKVKMSDVSELEGLMEETAYNDFAASN from the coding sequence ATGAGCATCAAATATTCCAAAGAACACGAATGGATCAACACGGCTGACACCAATGCAGCCATCGTCGGCATCACCGTCCACGCACAGGATGCGCTGGGCGATGTGGTGTTTGTCGACCTGCCCGCCGTGGGCTCCACCTTCAAGGCCGGCGATGTGGCTGGCGTGGTCGAATCCGTCAAGGCCGCTGCCGATGTCTACATGCCCGTGACCGGCGAAATCGTGGAAGTCAACGAAGCTCTGCGCGACGACCCTGCCCTGGCCAACAGCGACCCTCTGAACAGCGGCTGGTTCTTCAAGGTCAAGATGAGCGATGTCAGCGAACTCGAAGGCCTGATGGAAGAGACGGCCTATAACGACTTCGCTGCCAGCAATTGA
- a CDS encoding ABC transporter ATP-binding protein, with translation MLNAQNLELTFNPGTPIETRALRGLSLSIPEGQFVTVIGSNGAGKSTFLNCVSGDQSVDKGKIEIAGIDMTRMPVWSRSKQVARVFQDPMAGTCEDLSIEENMALAHERGNFRGLSKAVKASNRDLYRERLSTLGLGLEKRLTDRIGLLSGGQRQAVSLLMAALQPSRILLLDEHTAALDPRTADFVLQLTARIVQEAKLTTMMVTHSMRQALDVGTRTVMLHQGQVVLDVSGEERSKMDVPDLLRMFEKVRGEKLADDALLLS, from the coding sequence ATGCTGAATGCACAAAACCTGGAACTCACCTTCAACCCCGGCACGCCCATCGAAACCCGCGCGCTGCGCGGCCTGTCGCTGAGCATTCCCGAAGGCCAATTCGTCACCGTGATCGGCTCCAACGGTGCGGGCAAGTCCACTTTTCTCAACTGCGTCTCCGGCGACCAAAGCGTGGACAAGGGCAAGATCGAGATTGCCGGCATCGACATGACGCGCATGCCTGTGTGGTCGCGCTCCAAGCAAGTGGCCCGCGTGTTCCAGGACCCCATGGCGGGCACCTGCGAAGACCTGTCCATCGAAGAGAACATGGCCTTGGCCCATGAGCGCGGCAACTTCCGCGGCCTGTCCAAAGCCGTCAAGGCCAGCAACCGTGATCTGTACCGCGAACGCCTGTCCACCCTGGGCCTGGGTCTGGAAAAGCGTCTGACCGACCGCATCGGCCTGCTCTCGGGCGGCCAGCGCCAGGCCGTGAGCCTGCTGATGGCGGCGCTGCAGCCCTCGCGTATCCTGCTGCTGGACGAACACACGGCGGCACTGGATCCACGCACCGCAGACTTTGTGCTGCAGCTGACCGCGCGCATCGTGCAGGAAGCCAAGCTGACCACCATGATGGTCACGCACAGCATGCGCCAGGCGCTGGATGTGGGCACGCGTACCGTGATGCTGCACCAGGGCCAGGTGGTGCTGGACGTCAGCGGCGAAGAGCGCTCCAAAATGGATGTGCCCGATCTGCTGCGCATGTTCGAGAAGGTGCGCGGCGAAAAGCTGGCCGACGATGCACTGCTGCTGAGCTGA
- a CDS encoding ABC transporter substrate-binding protein: MKQQSWARLGAVALAISTITGAYAADTKSVAVTAIVEHPALDAVRDGVKDALKAAGYEDGKNLKWQYQSAQGNTGTAAQIARKFVGDKPDAIVAIATPSAQAVIASTKTVPVVFSAVTDPVAAKLVPSWAPSKNNVTGVSDLLALDKQMDLVKQVVPNAKRIGMVYNPGEANSAVVVKELQALLPKLGWTLVTAAAPRSVDVSSAARSLVGKVDVIYTNTDNNVVSAYESLVKVGQDAKIPLVASDTDSVKRGAVAAYGINYRDLGEQTGRMVVRILKGEKAGDIKPEVSTKMELFVNPGAAEKQGVKLSETLVKSAATVVK; this comes from the coding sequence ATGAAGCAGCAGTCTTGGGCCCGCCTGGGTGCCGTGGCCTTGGCCATTTCCACCATCACCGGTGCCTACGCGGCCGATACCAAGTCGGTGGCCGTGACCGCCATTGTTGAGCACCCCGCGCTGGATGCCGTACGCGACGGTGTGAAAGATGCGCTGAAGGCCGCCGGCTATGAAGACGGCAAGAACCTGAAGTGGCAATACCAGAGCGCTCAGGGCAACACCGGCACCGCCGCCCAGATTGCCCGCAAGTTCGTGGGTGACAAGCCCGACGCCATCGTCGCCATCGCCACGCCTTCGGCCCAGGCCGTGATTGCCTCCACCAAGACCGTGCCCGTGGTGTTCTCCGCCGTGACGGACCCCGTGGCCGCCAAGCTGGTTCCCAGTTGGGCACCGTCCAAGAACAATGTGACCGGCGTGTCCGATCTGCTGGCACTGGACAAGCAGATGGACCTGGTCAAGCAGGTCGTGCCCAATGCCAAGCGCATCGGCATGGTCTACAACCCCGGTGAAGCCAACTCCGCCGTGGTCGTGAAGGAGTTGCAAGCTCTGCTGCCCAAGCTGGGCTGGACCCTGGTCACCGCCGCCGCTCCCCGCTCGGTGGACGTCTCCAGCGCCGCCCGCTCCCTGGTGGGCAAGGTGGACGTGATCTATACCAACACCGACAACAACGTGGTCTCGGCCTACGAGTCGCTGGTCAAGGTGGGTCAGGACGCCAAGATTCCTCTGGTCGCCTCTGACACCGACTCCGTCAAGCGCGGCGCCGTGGCCGCCTATGGCATCAACTACCGCGATCTGGGCGAACAGACCGGCCGTATGGTCGTGCGCATCCTGAAGGGCGAGAAAGCCGGCGACATCAAGCCTGAAGTCAGCACCAAGATGGAACTGTTCGTGAACCCCGGCGCTGCTGAAAAGCAGGGCGTGAAGCTGTCCGAGACTTTGGTCAAGTCTGCGGCCACCGTGGTCAAGTAA
- a CDS encoding Lrp/AsnC family transcriptional regulator has protein sequence MDTLDKKILAALQANARASLQEIGAAVGLSASPCWARIKKMEEAGVIEGYTVRLNPQALGLADSVLVMVTLDSHSDNTLEKFGEVLATIPEVVEAHLVSGEYDYLLRIVVKDTRDYERLLREKLYKIKGIRHSQSSFVLRTLKRADLPLGI, from the coding sequence ATGGACACTTTGGATAAAAAGATTCTTGCTGCTTTGCAAGCCAATGCGCGGGCCAGTCTGCAGGAAATCGGCGCTGCCGTGGGCTTGAGCGCCTCTCCATGCTGGGCGCGCATCAAGAAAATGGAGGAAGCCGGCGTGATCGAGGGCTATACCGTGCGCCTCAATCCCCAGGCGCTGGGCCTGGCCGATTCGGTGCTGGTGATGGTGACGCTGGACAGTCACTCCGACAACACGCTGGAGAAATTCGGCGAGGTGCTGGCCACCATTCCCGAAGTGGTGGAGGCGCATCTGGTCTCGGGCGAATACGACTATCTGCTGCGCATTGTCGTCAAGGACACGCGTGACTATGAGCGTTTGCTGCGCGAGAAGCTCTACAAGATCAAGGGCATACGCCACAGTCAGTCCAGCTTTGTGCTGCGCACGCTGAAGCGGGCCGATTTACCGCTGGGCATCTGA